One segment of Streptosporangium brasiliense DNA contains the following:
- a CDS encoding PIN domain-containing protein: MPVDDRAYDRAWQVQGLLTAKGQHRGAGPVDLVVAATAELRGLTLLHRDHDFDCVAAVTGQPLQWYGPGAGK, translated from the coding sequence GTGCCTGTCGACGACCGTGCCTATGATCGAGCCTGGCAGGTCCAGGGTCTGCTCACGGCGAAGGGGCAGCATCGGGGCGCGGGACCGGTGGATCTGGTGGTGGCGGCGACGGCAGAGCTACGGGGGCTCACGTTGTTGCACCGTGACCATGATTTCGACTGTGTCGCCGCAGTCACCGGTCAGCCGCTCCAGTGGTATGGCCCCGGGGCGGGGAAATAA
- the purE gene encoding 5-(carboxyamino)imidazole ribonucleotide mutase, with protein sequence MTTVGIVMGSDSDWPVMKLAAEALAEFGVAFEADVVSAHRMPEEMIAYGAQAAGRGLKVIIAGAGGAAHLPGMLASVTPLPVIGVPVPLKYLDGMDSLLSIVQMPAGVPVATVAVGGARNAGLLAVRILAAADENLRTRMEEFQVTLKEQAHAKGARLRAEAAGLGA encoded by the coding sequence ATGACCACCGTCGGCATCGTCATGGGCAGCGACTCCGACTGGCCGGTGATGAAACTCGCCGCCGAGGCGCTGGCCGAGTTCGGGGTCGCGTTCGAGGCGGACGTGGTCTCGGCGCACCGCATGCCCGAGGAGATGATCGCCTACGGCGCGCAGGCGGCCGGGCGCGGCCTGAAGGTGATCATCGCGGGGGCCGGGGGAGCCGCTCACCTGCCCGGCATGCTCGCCTCGGTGACCCCGCTGCCGGTGATCGGCGTCCCCGTGCCGCTGAAGTATCTCGACGGCATGGACTCCCTGCTGTCGATCGTCCAGATGCCCGCCGGGGTCCCGGTCGCGACCGTCGCCGTCGGCGGCGCCCGCAACGCGGGCCTGCTGGCCGTACGCATCCTCGCCGCCGCCGACGAGAACCTGCGGACCCGGATGGAGGAGTTCCAGGTGACCCTCAAGGAGCAGGCCCACGCCAAGGGCGCCAGGCTCCGCGCCGAGGCCGCCGGTCTCGGCGCCTGA
- the bfr gene encoding bacterioferritin, which produces MQGDKKIIELLNEQLTAELTAINQYFLHAKMQENWGYTRLAKYTREESMDEMRHAEKLTDRILFLEGLPNYQKLGILHIGQTVQEQLRADLNIELEVVTRLRPAIILMREKGDHTSARLFEEILQDEEHHIDYLETELGLIESLGEQLYLARYAEPPSAS; this is translated from the coding sequence ATGCAGGGCGACAAGAAAATCATCGAACTGCTCAACGAACAGCTCACAGCCGAGCTGACGGCCATCAACCAGTACTTCCTGCACGCCAAGATGCAGGAGAACTGGGGATACACCAGACTCGCGAAATACACCCGCGAAGAGTCCATGGACGAGATGCGCCACGCCGAGAAGCTGACGGACCGCATCCTTTTTCTCGAGGGTCTGCCCAACTACCAGAAGCTGGGCATCCTGCACATCGGCCAGACCGTCCAGGAGCAGCTCCGCGCCGACCTGAACATCGAGCTGGAGGTCGTCACCCGGCTCCGCCCCGCCATCATCCTGATGCGCGAGAAGGGTGACCACACCTCGGCCCGCCTCTTCGAGGAGATCCTCCAGGACGAGGAGCACCACATCGACTACCTGGAGACCGAGCTGGGGCTCATCGAGAGCCTCGGCGAGCAGCTCTATCTGGCCCGCTACGCCGAGCCGCCGTCGGCTTCCTGA
- a CDS encoding type II toxin-antitoxin system VapB family antitoxin — protein sequence MIDLDDDLLAEVAKALGTGTKKETVNTALREVLENRRRALALARLMRGEAETYGWGQAVAAGLVAVCPITELEYFCSARSPADRERGIEDMRELFG from the coding sequence ATGATCGACCTGGATGACGACCTGCTGGCCGAGGTGGCCAAGGCGTTGGGGACCGGCACGAAGAAGGAGACGGTCAACACCGCTCTGCGCGAAGTGCTGGAGAATCGGCGCCGGGCGCTGGCGCTGGCTCGGCTCATGCGCGGTGAGGCCGAGACCTATGGCTGGGGCCAAGCTGTCGCGGCAGGGCTGGTCGCCGTCTGCCCCATCACCGAGCTCGAGTATTTCTGCAGCGCGCGGTCACCGGCGGACCGTGAGCGGGGGATCGAGGACATGCGGGAGCTGTTCGGATGA
- a CDS encoding 5-(carboxyamino)imidazole ribonucleotide synthase — MSSPSLAGPIGPVVGMIGAGQLARMTQQAAIALGVELRVLANSPDESAARVIADVRLGDYRNLADLRDFAKGCDAVTFDHEHVPTEHIRALAADGPAVHPGADALVHAQDKAVMRERLTAIGAPCPPWRRIATAADVEEFAGENGWPVVLKAVRGGYDGRGVWVCRSAADAAEVLASGVPLMAEAFVPFERELAVLVARSPHGQGVSYPVVETVQRDGICVEVLAPAPGLDPEQAAAAQRIALTIANELGVSGLLAVEMFATASGLVVNELAMRPHNSGHWTIDGSRTSQFEQHLRAVLDLPLGSPAQTAPVVVMANLLGGDDPDIFSRYEHVMAHDPGIKIHFYGKEVRPGRKIGHVTALGTDLKEVRARARHAAVYLTEGVYT; from the coding sequence GTGAGCAGCCCTTCTTTGGCCGGTCCCATCGGACCCGTCGTCGGCATGATCGGAGCGGGCCAGCTGGCCCGCATGACCCAGCAGGCGGCCATCGCCCTCGGGGTGGAGCTGCGGGTGCTGGCCAACTCGCCGGACGAGAGCGCCGCCCGCGTGATCGCCGACGTGCGCCTGGGCGACTACCGCAACCTGGCGGACCTGCGCGACTTCGCCAAGGGGTGCGACGCGGTCACCTTCGACCACGAGCACGTGCCCACCGAGCACATCCGCGCGCTGGCCGCGGACGGCCCCGCCGTACACCCCGGTGCCGACGCGCTCGTGCACGCCCAGGACAAGGCCGTGATGCGCGAGCGGTTGACCGCGATCGGCGCCCCCTGCCCGCCCTGGCGGCGGATCGCCACGGCCGCCGACGTCGAGGAGTTCGCCGGGGAGAACGGCTGGCCGGTCGTGCTCAAGGCCGTGCGCGGCGGCTACGACGGGCGCGGCGTCTGGGTCTGCCGGTCCGCGGCGGACGCGGCGGAGGTCCTGGCGAGCGGGGTGCCGCTGATGGCCGAGGCGTTCGTGCCCTTCGAGCGGGAGCTGGCCGTCCTGGTCGCCCGGTCGCCGCACGGGCAGGGTGTCAGCTACCCGGTCGTGGAGACCGTCCAGCGCGACGGCATCTGCGTCGAGGTGCTCGCCCCCGCGCCGGGGCTCGACCCCGAGCAGGCCGCGGCGGCCCAGCGGATCGCCCTGACGATAGCCAACGAGCTGGGCGTCAGCGGGCTGCTGGCCGTGGAGATGTTCGCCACCGCCTCCGGGCTGGTGGTCAACGAGCTGGCCATGCGTCCCCACAACAGCGGGCACTGGACCATCGACGGCTCCCGCACCTCCCAGTTCGAGCAGCACCTGCGCGCCGTGCTCGACCTGCCGCTCGGCTCGCCCGCGCAGACCGCGCCGGTCGTGGTGATGGCCAACCTCCTGGGCGGCGACGACCCCGACATCTTCTCCCGCTACGAGCACGTGATGGCGCACGACCCGGGGATCAAGATCCACTTCTACGGCAAGGAAGTACGGCCCGGCCGTAAGATCGGCCACGTCACCGCCCTGGGCACCGACCTGAAGGAGGTCCGGGCCCGCGCCCGGCACGCCGCCGTCTACCTCACCGAGGGCGTATACACGTGA
- a CDS encoding ATP-binding protein, with the protein MRRRLLSSTLLVAVIGVLLLGIPLGVAVNRLIEEEATQELSSQAKSLLGEVEYARIQDQPIDPEQLKRKYPDRYIQIYAKGTPPQVITVGDEPPESHKMTQDAQSENGVYVAVSRDKTEVEHEIRAWLLLILALAAAALAVAVGLAIVQSRRLTLPLSDLAMIAERLGSGDARPSKHRYGIQELDRVAEVLDRSATRISDLLAREREFATDASHQLRTPLTGLTMRLEEIVAAAHEPGVVKEEGEAAIVQAERLTAVIDELLAAARRQRHAQAEVVELDDLLDQQFIEWGPAFRRVGRQLKLSGTRGLQAVGTSGGISQVISTLLENSLEHGDGTVTLTTSDKDRSIVIEVADEGQGIPDDLAPRVFERNVSGAGGTGLGLTLARALAAADGGRLELVRPRPAAFALFLRQVGDTGRTRVVSGPA; encoded by the coding sequence ATGCGTCGTCGACTACTCTCCTCCACCTTGCTCGTCGCGGTCATCGGGGTGCTCCTGCTCGGCATCCCCCTGGGCGTGGCGGTCAACCGGCTGATCGAGGAAGAAGCGACCCAGGAACTCTCCTCCCAGGCCAAAAGCCTGCTGGGGGAGGTGGAGTATGCCCGCATCCAGGATCAGCCCATCGACCCCGAGCAGCTCAAGCGCAAATACCCTGACCGTTACATACAAATCTACGCAAAAGGGACACCCCCTCAGGTGATCACGGTGGGCGACGAGCCCCCCGAGAGCCACAAGATGACCCAGGACGCCCAGTCGGAGAACGGGGTGTACGTCGCGGTCAGCCGGGACAAGACGGAGGTGGAGCACGAGATCCGGGCGTGGCTGCTGCTCATCCTGGCGCTCGCCGCGGCGGCTCTCGCGGTGGCGGTGGGGCTCGCCATCGTGCAGTCACGCCGTCTGACGCTCCCGCTCAGCGACCTGGCGATGATCGCTGAGCGGCTCGGTTCCGGGGACGCGAGGCCGAGCAAGCACCGCTACGGCATCCAGGAGCTCGACCGGGTGGCCGAGGTGCTGGACCGCAGCGCGACCCGGATCTCCGACCTGCTGGCCAGGGAGCGGGAGTTCGCGACCGACGCCTCGCACCAGCTCCGCACCCCGCTCACCGGGTTGACCATGCGGCTGGAGGAGATCGTGGCCGCCGCGCACGAGCCCGGCGTCGTCAAGGAGGAGGGCGAGGCCGCCATCGTGCAGGCCGAGCGGCTCACCGCGGTGATCGACGAACTGCTGGCCGCGGCCCGGCGGCAGCGGCATGCCCAGGCCGAGGTCGTCGAGCTCGACGACCTGCTGGACCAGCAGTTCATCGAGTGGGGCCCGGCCTTCCGCAGGGTCGGGCGGCAGCTCAAGCTGTCCGGCACGCGCGGGCTTCAGGCGGTGGGCACCAGCGGCGGCATCAGCCAGGTGATCTCCACCCTCCTCGAGAACTCGCTGGAGCACGGCGACGGCACGGTGACGCTGACCACCAGCGACAAGGACAGGTCCATCGTGATCGAGGTCGCCGACGAGGGGCAGGGCATCCCCGATGACCTCGCCCCCCGGGTCTTCGAGCGCAACGTGAGCGGGGCGGGCGGTACCGGGCTGGGGCTGACCCTCGCGCGGGCGCTGGCCGCCGCCGACGGCGGCCGCCTTGAGCTGGTACGGCCGCGCCCGGCGGCCTTCGCGCTGTTCCTGCGGCAGGTCGGCGACACCGGCAGGACCCGGGTGGTCAGCGGACCGGCGTGA
- a CDS encoding MBL fold metallo-hydrolase yields MIDKIVTSGTFSLDGGTWEVDNNVWLVGSDSEVVVIDAAHDADAIVGGIGGREVTAIVCTHGHNDHINAAADLAARVGAPILLHPADQVLWEMVYGDMPYTPLKDGQVLSAGGVELTVLHTPGHAPGAVCLHAPGAGAVFTGDTLFKGGPGATGRSFSSFETIIDSIRRRLLTLPEDTAVHTGHGDSTTIGAEAPHLEEWLARGH; encoded by the coding sequence GTGATCGACAAGATCGTCACTTCGGGCACGTTCTCGCTGGACGGCGGGACGTGGGAGGTCGACAACAACGTCTGGCTGGTCGGCTCCGACAGCGAGGTCGTCGTCATCGACGCGGCGCACGACGCCGACGCCATCGTCGGGGGGATCGGCGGCCGTGAGGTCACGGCGATCGTCTGCACCCACGGGCACAACGACCACATCAACGCCGCGGCCGATCTCGCCGCGCGGGTGGGCGCGCCGATCCTGCTCCACCCGGCCGACCAGGTGCTGTGGGAGATGGTCTACGGCGACATGCCGTACACACCGCTGAAGGACGGCCAGGTGCTCTCGGCGGGCGGCGTGGAGCTCACCGTGCTGCACACGCCCGGCCACGCGCCGGGCGCGGTCTGCCTGCACGCCCCCGGGGCCGGCGCGGTCTTCACCGGCGACACGCTGTTCAAGGGCGGCCCCGGCGCGACGGGCAGGTCCTTCTCCTCCTTCGAGACGATCATCGACTCGATCCGGAGGCGGCTGCTGACCCTGCCGGAGGACACCGCCGTGCACACCGGCCACGGCGACTCCACCACGATCGGCGCGGAGGCCCCGCACCTGGAGGAGTGGCTGGCCAGAGGGCACTGA
- a CDS encoding GtrA family protein, translated as MQFLRRAYERFADLVRELSKFGTIGAIAFVIDTGGFNLLQYGLHWGTLTSKVIATVVATTFAYFGNRHWTYRHREQSGLAREYFLFFLLNGVALLIGLLCIGFARYTLELTDPLSINIANLIGIGLGTLFRFWSYKKWVFLSATEDVPKELPNEPTRTR; from the coding sequence GTGCAGTTTCTGCGACGTGCCTACGAGCGGTTCGCCGACCTGGTCCGTGAGCTGTCGAAGTTCGGGACCATCGGAGCGATCGCCTTCGTCATCGACACCGGCGGCTTCAACCTGCTCCAGTACGGCCTGCACTGGGGGACCCTGACCTCGAAGGTGATCGCCACGGTGGTCGCGACCACCTTCGCCTACTTCGGCAACCGCCACTGGACCTACCGGCACCGGGAGCAGAGCGGGCTCGCCCGGGAATACTTCCTGTTCTTCCTGCTCAACGGGGTCGCCCTGCTGATCGGGCTGCTGTGCATCGGCTTCGCCCGCTACACCCTGGAGCTGACCGACCCGCTGAGCATCAACATCGCCAACCTGATCGGCATCGGCCTGGGGACGCTGTTCCGGTTCTGGTCCTACAAGAAGTGGGTCTTCCTGTCGGCCACCGAAGACGTGCCGAAGGAGCTCCCCAACGAGCCCACGCGGACCCGCTGA
- a CDS encoding (2Fe-2S)-binding protein, translated as MYVCVCRAVTENEVHDCIAGGAKSARQVRDITGAGGDCASCVRKICAILKRSEDLMPTA; from the coding sequence ATGTATGTATGTGTCTGCCGCGCGGTTACCGAGAACGAGGTGCACGACTGCATCGCGGGCGGTGCGAAGAGCGCGCGCCAGGTCCGCGACATCACCGGTGCCGGTGGCGACTGCGCTTCATGCGTGCGGAAGATCTGTGCGATCCTGAAGCGGTCTGAAGATCTGATGCCGACCGCATAG
- a CDS encoding response regulator transcription factor: MTCVLLAEDDTSISEPLARALRREGYQVEVSPDGPQALERALSGGIDLIVLDLGLPEMDGLEVARRIRAEGHGTPVLILTARVDEVDTVVGLDAGADDYVTKPFRLAELLARVRALLRRGTSETPVVQGVRIDADSRRAWMGDKELHLTTKEFDLLRVLVRDAGKVVTREQIMREVWDTNWWGSTKTLDMHISWLRRKLGDDAAKPRYITTVRGVGFRFERE, from the coding sequence ATGACCTGTGTACTTCTCGCCGAGGATGACACCTCGATCTCCGAGCCATTGGCGCGTGCGCTACGCCGCGAGGGCTACCAAGTTGAGGTGAGCCCCGACGGCCCGCAGGCCCTGGAACGGGCACTGTCGGGTGGCATCGACTTGATAGTTCTTGACTTGGGCCTGCCCGAGATGGACGGCCTCGAAGTGGCCAGGCGCATCCGCGCGGAGGGCCACGGCACGCCCGTGCTCATCCTCACGGCCCGGGTCGACGAGGTGGACACCGTGGTGGGCCTCGACGCCGGGGCCGACGACTACGTCACCAAACCGTTCCGCCTGGCGGAGCTCCTGGCCCGGGTCCGCGCCCTCCTGCGGCGCGGCACCTCCGAGACACCCGTGGTGCAGGGCGTGCGCATCGACGCCGACTCACGTCGCGCCTGGATGGGCGACAAGGAGCTGCACCTGACGACCAAGGAATTCGACCTGCTGCGCGTCCTCGTCCGCGACGCCGGCAAGGTGGTAACCCGCGAGCAGATCATGCGCGAGGTGTGGGACACCAACTGGTGGGGTTCCACCAAGACCCTCGACATGCACATCTCGTGGCTGCGTCGCAAGCTGGGCGACGACGCCGCCAAGCCCCGTTACATCACGACGGTCCGAGGGGTCGGCTTCCGGTTCGAACGCGAGTAG
- a CDS encoding S-(hydroxymethyl)mycothiol dehydrogenase, which yields MPYTVQGVVARGKGEPVSLETVHVPDPGPGEAVVTVQACGVCHTDLHYREGGINDDFPFLLGHEAAGVVEAVGEGVTDVAPGDYVILNWRAVCGDCRACRRGRPWYCFNTHNATQRMTLADGTPLSPALGIGAFIEKTLVAAGQCTKVNPAAPATVAGLLGCGVMAGIGAAINTGGVTRGDSVAVIGCGGVGGAAVHGSWLAGATKIIAVDVDDRKLAWAKDFGATHTVNSRTTDAVEAIREITDGNGADVVIEAVGRPETYKQAFYARDLAGTVVLVGVPTPEMTVELPLLDVFGRGGALKSSWYGDCLPSRDFPMLIDLYLQGRLNLEGFVSETVGLGDVEEAFAKMQRGEVLRSVVVL from the coding sequence ATGCCGTACACCGTGCAAGGAGTGGTCGCGCGTGGCAAGGGTGAGCCCGTCTCCCTGGAGACGGTCCACGTGCCCGACCCCGGTCCCGGCGAGGCGGTGGTGACCGTTCAGGCCTGTGGCGTCTGCCACACGGACCTGCACTACCGCGAGGGCGGGATCAACGACGACTTCCCGTTCCTGCTCGGCCACGAGGCCGCCGGAGTGGTCGAGGCCGTCGGCGAGGGGGTCACCGACGTGGCCCCCGGCGACTACGTGATCCTGAACTGGCGGGCGGTCTGCGGCGACTGCCGCGCCTGCCGGCGTGGCCGTCCGTGGTACTGCTTCAACACCCACAACGCCACCCAGCGGATGACCCTGGCGGACGGCACGCCGCTCAGCCCGGCCCTGGGCATCGGCGCCTTCATCGAGAAGACCCTGGTGGCCGCCGGGCAGTGCACCAAGGTGAACCCCGCGGCGCCGGCGACGGTGGCGGGCCTGCTCGGCTGCGGCGTGATGGCGGGCATCGGCGCGGCCATCAACACCGGCGGCGTGACCCGCGGCGACAGCGTGGCCGTCATCGGCTGTGGCGGCGTCGGCGGCGCGGCGGTCCACGGCTCCTGGCTGGCGGGCGCCACGAAGATCATCGCGGTCGACGTGGACGACCGCAAGCTCGCCTGGGCCAAGGACTTCGGCGCCACGCACACGGTCAACTCCCGCACCACCGACGCGGTGGAGGCGATCAGGGAGATCACCGACGGCAACGGCGCGGACGTGGTGATCGAGGCGGTCGGCCGTCCGGAGACCTACAAGCAGGCCTTCTACGCCCGTGACCTGGCCGGGACCGTGGTCCTGGTGGGCGTGCCCACCCCCGAGATGACGGTGGAACTGCCGCTGCTGGACGTCTTCGGCCGCGGCGGGGCGCTGAAGTCGTCCTGGTACGGCGACTGCCTGCCCAGCCGTGACTTCCCCATGCTCATCGACCTCTACCTCCAGGGGCGGCTGAACCTGGAGGGCTTCGTCTCCGAGACGGTCGGCCTCGGTGACGTGGAGGAGGCCTTCGCCAAGATGCAGCGCGGCGAGGTGCTCCGTTCGGTGGTGGTCCTGTGA